In one window of Bos taurus isolate L1 Dominette 01449 registration number 42190680 breed Hereford chromosome 4, ARS-UCD2.0, whole genome shotgun sequence DNA:
- the NUP42 gene encoding nucleoporin NUP42, whose protein sequence is MTICQFFLQGRCRFGDRCWNEHPGPRGAGGGRQQQPSGSNRRGWNTTNQRYSSVIQPSSFSKPTPWGGSRDQEKPSFATFDSGESASKNRGFGLSQNPFASPGSDDQKDDKKLLEGIVKDMEVWESSGQWMFSSYSPVKKKPNISGFTDISPEELRLEYHNFLTSNNLQSYLNSVQQLINQWRNRVNELKSLNTSTAIALLSDLQDGVNQATPSFGFGNRQTVTFGSPGFPVNNSSSNSAQNFSFKPSPGFATAPSGSPPVFGNTPAFGAVPAASSAIAAATPTFGLRKPEITSAASFSFKTPAASGFGSSGFSGFSPSMAASPVGSPVAPAFGSGSSVAGFGSPGSQPHTAFSKSSSDTFGNSSIPTSLSFSLGSTSTDNALFTPKDQLTAEELEQFQSKKFALGKIPLKPPPVEFLNI, encoded by the exons ATGACCATTTGTCAGTTCTTCCTTCAAGGCCGCTGCCGCTTCGGAGACCGGTGCTGGAACGAACATCCCGGCCCCAGGGGTGCCGGCGGAGGACGGCAGCAGCAGCCCTCAG GTAGTAACAGAAGAGGATGGAATACCACCAATCAGAGATATTCCAGTGTTATCCAGCCATCCAGTTTCTCCAAGCCTACACCATGGGGGGGCAGCAGAGATCAAGAAAAGCCATCTTTTGCTACTTTTGATTCTGGAGAGTCTGCTAGCAAGAACAGGGGATTTGGCTTATCTCAGAACCCATTTGCTTCACCTGGCTCTGATGACCAGAAAGATGATAAGAAGCTTCT ggaaGGAATTGTTAAAGATATGGAGGTTTGGGAATCATCAGGGCAGTGgatgttttcttcttattctccGGTGAAAAAGAAACCGAATATTTCAG GTTTTACAGACATTTCACCAGAGGAGTTGAGACTTGAATACCATAACTTCTTAACCAGCAATAACTTACAGAGTTat CTAAATTCTGTCCAGCAGTTGATAAATCAGTGGAGGAACAGGGTGAATGAACTGAAAAGTCTAAATACATCAACTGCAATAGCTTTG CTGTCCGATTTACAGGATGGAGTGAATCAAGCAACACCTTCATTTGGATTTGGCAATAGGCAAACAGTAACATTTGGGTCACCAG GTTTTCCTGTgaataacagcagcagcaacagtgctcAGAATTTTAGTTTTAAACCAAGCCCTGGATTTGCTACAGCCCCTTCTGGAAGCCCTCCTGTGTTTGGGAATACTCCAGCGTTTGGAGCTGTACCCGCTGCCAGTTctgccattgctgctgctactccGACTTTTGGCCTTAGGAAACCCGAAATCACATCTGctgcttcattttcatttaaaacccCTGCAGCTTCTGGTTTTGGATCATCTGGATTTTCAGGATTTTCACCTTCTATGGCAGCAAGCCCTGTTGGATCTCCAGTGGCCCCAGCCTTTGGAAGTGGCAGTTCTGTAGCTGGTTTTGGTAGTCCAGGCTCACAGCCTCACACTGCTTTCTCTAAGTCATCCAGTGACACCTTTGGAAACAGCAGCATACCTACTTCTCTCTCATTCTCACTTGGCAGCACCTCAACAGATAATGCATTATTCACACCCAAGGATCAACTAACAGCAGAAGAACTGGAACAGTTTCAATCCAAGAAATTTGCTCTGGGAAAAATTCCATTAAAGCCACCACCTGTggaatttctaaatatttaa
- the NUP42 gene encoding nucleoporin NUP42 isoform X1: MTICQFFLQGRCRFGDRCWNEHPGPRGAGGGRQQQPSGSNRRGWNTTNQRYSSVIQPSSFSKPTPWGGSRDQEKPSFATFDSGESASKNRGFGLSQNPFASPGSDDQKDDKKLLEGIVKDMEVWESSGQWMFSSYSPVKKKPNISGFTDISPEELRLEYHNFLTSNNLQSYLNSVQQLINQWRNRVNELKSLNTSTAIALDGVNQATPSFGFGNRQTVTFGSPGFPVNNSSSNSAQNFSFKPSPGFATAPSGSPPVFGNTPAFGAVPAASSAIAAATPTFGLRKPEITSAASFSFKTPAASGFGSSGFSGFSPSMAASPVGSPVAPAFGSGSSVAGFGSPGSQPHTAFSKSSSDTFGNSSIPTSLSFSLGSTSTDNALFTPKDQLTAEELEQFQSKKFALGKIPLKPPPVEFLNI; the protein is encoded by the exons ATGACCATTTGTCAGTTCTTCCTTCAAGGCCGCTGCCGCTTCGGAGACCGGTGCTGGAACGAACATCCCGGCCCCAGGGGTGCCGGCGGAGGACGGCAGCAGCAGCCCTCAG GTAGTAACAGAAGAGGATGGAATACCACCAATCAGAGATATTCCAGTGTTATCCAGCCATCCAGTTTCTCCAAGCCTACACCATGGGGGGGCAGCAGAGATCAAGAAAAGCCATCTTTTGCTACTTTTGATTCTGGAGAGTCTGCTAGCAAGAACAGGGGATTTGGCTTATCTCAGAACCCATTTGCTTCACCTGGCTCTGATGACCAGAAAGATGATAAGAAGCTTCT ggaaGGAATTGTTAAAGATATGGAGGTTTGGGAATCATCAGGGCAGTGgatgttttcttcttattctccGGTGAAAAAGAAACCGAATATTTCAG GTTTTACAGACATTTCACCAGAGGAGTTGAGACTTGAATACCATAACTTCTTAACCAGCAATAACTTACAGAGTTat CTAAATTCTGTCCAGCAGTTGATAAATCAGTGGAGGAACAGGGTGAATGAACTGAAAAGTCTAAATACATCAACTGCAATAGCTTTG GATGGAGTGAATCAAGCAACACCTTCATTTGGATTTGGCAATAGGCAAACAGTAACATTTGGGTCACCAG GTTTTCCTGTgaataacagcagcagcaacagtgctcAGAATTTTAGTTTTAAACCAAGCCCTGGATTTGCTACAGCCCCTTCTGGAAGCCCTCCTGTGTTTGGGAATACTCCAGCGTTTGGAGCTGTACCCGCTGCCAGTTctgccattgctgctgctactccGACTTTTGGCCTTAGGAAACCCGAAATCACATCTGctgcttcattttcatttaaaacccCTGCAGCTTCTGGTTTTGGATCATCTGGATTTTCAGGATTTTCACCTTCTATGGCAGCAAGCCCTGTTGGATCTCCAGTGGCCCCAGCCTTTGGAAGTGGCAGTTCTGTAGCTGGTTTTGGTAGTCCAGGCTCACAGCCTCACACTGCTTTCTCTAAGTCATCCAGTGACACCTTTGGAAACAGCAGCATACCTACTTCTCTCTCATTCTCACTTGGCAGCACCTCAACAGATAATGCATTATTCACACCCAAGGATCAACTAACAGCAGAAGAACTGGAACAGTTTCAATCCAAGAAATTTGCTCTGGGAAAAATTCCATTAAAGCCACCACCTGTggaatttctaaatatttaa